The Macadamia integrifolia cultivar HAES 741 chromosome 4, SCU_Mint_v3, whole genome shotgun sequence genome contains the following window.
CATCGTGAGTCATCTAAAATATATCCCAATTCTGGTTGAAACCCTCAAACCTGACCATTGGATGTACACCAAATTTTCTGTAACATTCATCCCCTCTCCTAGACCACTTGACCAGACTTGGGTTCATATCTATAAGGCTATATTGGATTTCTGGTTCAAGCAAAACCATCAAACAGAAGGCAATCATTAACagtgtaacattttttttttttacacaaaaagaagatgCTAAATGTTTGACATGCATTAACTAAACCCACTTAGCCATCATAAGGTATGTTAAGCAGATATGACAATTGACAAACATTGATACACTTCAATCAGCAGCAACTGTTACCTTAAACATAATCACACTGGCCACAATGGTTAATGATGTGAACATCACATAGTAGATGGGTGATACAACAGCAGTGTTGAAAGTATCAAGTGCCTGCAATTAATACACAAAATGGAAACTTGTTTTaactgaaaataataaaaattgatgAATGGAATTCTACACAAAACACTGTAAGCAGGGTCTAGTATCACATGCATTGAGGGTGGAATTTGAAATAGAATTACATATGATTAGGATATCAAGATCAAAGACGTTGAAGGAAAGTAAGTAGTAACAAGCAGAATTTAACAATTCTTGCATGTTCAGTTCCTAAACACTGAAGCTAGGTGTGTGGATTTTGTCTTTATTAGAGACATGACTAATTACCAGACCCATAAGTAAAAACCTAGCCATGCCAATGCACCAGTCCAAGTTGAAAGGTATATTCCTGGTACATATATTGTTCCAATTTCCCGCTACAGTTCAAATCCTGCCAGCAaaaccccctcccaaaaaataaaaatgaagaggAAAGGTGATACTTCGAAGCGTAAAagctttcatatatatatatatatatatatacatgaaatGTAGTACTTGTCTCTACTTGGTACGGTGGAAGATTACCTATATGAATTAGTAAGATATGCAAGAAAAAACacaacaaaacccaaaagaaaaaggcaatAATTATTTTTAAGTCAAAGAATTAATTTCTCCAGCTTCTAATAACAGTACATGCACGAGCTTAGTCACAAGATCAATTTGATCTCCATAGCAGAACAGTTGCAACAGCTCAACATTTATGAAAAGGCATCATAATCATAGGGCATATGTTGTATTCAAGAGTTCGGAAAGCATTATTAACATGTCACCATGTGAACTGTCATAAAGTAGAAATatgcagaaaaaaaatattaccttGTTTAAATAGTTCAGTTGGGTAATCACACATGTGACTACAACAATGGTGAATACCCATGTCTGAGGGTATACCAGCTGATTCATTCCCGAGAATGTTAACTTCAAAGCAATTCCTAATGCTTTAACACTCATGACCTGTCAGGACACACCACGTTTTCAATAGAAATAATGACAATATCCAGTACgatcaagaaaaaaatacaatatatttaaaaagaaggaaaaaattattGCATACATACCGTTAGAGAACCCACAAGTGAACAAACCCCAATATAGACCATTATATGTGTCTGCCCGTACTGTGGGATAACATGGACTACAAGTAGAAAAACTGCTGCTAATACCAAAGCGGCATACATAAGAAAAGCTGCATAAGACATGCAAAAAATATAAAGctcaaacatttaaaaaaaaaaaaatgatcaaagaCAAAAAGATTATGCAGCAGAATCCTGTTATCAAAGACTAAATTCCAACTTTTGCCAACATCAAAATGTTATCAGAAGCAGTGAGAGATATAGCCCACACATTGAAAATACCTGGCTCAGTAGCAAGATCCCATACTTGTGTCACAGACTCAATTTCACGTTCTTGAGGAGCATGTAAAACAATTGTTGTCGACCCCACAACGCACAGAATACAACCAAGAATACCAAAAATATGTAGCTTCTCCCGTAAGATAATATGTGCAAGTACAGCACTGCAAGATAATGTGAACATCAGCATTCATAAATTAGAAGGATATACATATTGTTACATGACTTTGCCACATGCCTGATAATAATGCTGAGTGCACCAAGAGGAGTAACGAGTATTGCTGGCGCAAATGCATAGGCTGCAAAATTAGCAATTTCCCCAACAATCACTGTTGCAATGGTTGTTAAGGAATTAGTACACAAATCAGCTGTACCTCAATACTAATAGAGATCACGTAATATGTAAAGGAGACTTAACATGgtctacttctaactactagCTACTAACATCCTAATTAATGACACAGTTTTTCACCACAATAATGTAAcatgaaaaaggaaatcaaTATTCTGAAGAGTCAAACTGATGCAATAGCACTATAGTGGTTGGACTGGAATGACCCAATCCCGAAACTTAAACCGAGGTTAACCAGATCCAAACCGGGATGTTTCTAGTCCAATAGAGGTTGGTAGGGAATGatattgtaatcttttattttatattgaggacaaggattaaagtatcggtatcggtttccgtatcggtcggccaaaattaagatacgtatcggagggtattgtatcgtatccaagatacgctaagatactcacataaatggataggaaacacttttgcataaaaaatttattaaaaaaagctattgataacatgtattatgcataaacactaaattgagggtatgacactaagaattcaaggtttgtagttgttcccataaatgtaaaatccttgttcccaaccttgatttctactttagttagagagaaatatggttggcgGCAACTTTGGAAccaaaaaccctcaaaaaatcgtgtttttttctgaaaaatgacccaacttggccattatatgactgtagcacaccgtatcggtacgtattgtaccatatcggtatgtatcaaccgatacacaccaatacgtaccaatacatatcgaaacgtacatttcactcgattttattttttccaaagagtatcggtgcgtattggTGAGTTTcggtatcggtggtgtatcggtgcatatcgtaggatacgtatcgatacgaaagggttttaaaaatttcatgtatcgtattggtgtgtACCGTATCGGTAAGGGTCGATACGGTacaatacgcaccgatacttaaaaccctgaTTTAGGAAGCAGATTTGTAGGACTACTGTTTTATTGTTAGTTTCCTAAGTGACAATGGTTTGAGGTCTCAGTTTCATCCAGACTCAAAACCAAGATCTAGTCAGATCTCAGCAAAACCTtgtatttcttgacaaaaaaaaaacttgggatGGGTTTCGATGATCATATGGCCAAGTTAGGTCTTGAAACTTGTCATGCAACCtataggccttctaaacacaatggaacattagattttaaaaaatcaaaccctaaaccttatgcTAACCATAAGGTGTACAATTAGTCTAATGCTCAGTTAGTCAATATCAACTATTTGCATTACCAATTGCCTACATAATCAATTGTCTGCATGACAGAAAATGGTGGACCATCCGGAGAAGCTTATCATGACAGATCACCGAAATGAATTTCTCCTTTATTCTGATATCAGTGTAATCTTTCCAATATATCAGCATATACTCTTTGACATTAGTTTCTGCCCAGAACCATATTAAATCAATTTCTCagttatttttaattttccttgcTGCAGTCACTCTGTTGTTCTACCTATTCAGCCACTCTAGTTCCTTGTTTATACCATAAATAACCTGATTGATTTAGAGGACATCAATTCTGATGCCAACCGGAACTTGAAACAAGTCTTAGCAGCATAGAATCTAAGAGTTCCCTCTCTAAGACAAAGACATATGGCGTTTAATATGCATGTCTAGTCAATCAGATGAAATTCAAATGTTTAACATGCATGTCTATTCAATCTTACCTAGAGAATACAAAACTCTCATAACTAAAATTCATCACCAATATCTTATAAATAACAGAAACAATTTAATCTTTAATCCactgaaaataaagaataaagaaaacttACTTGTTATCATGCCCAACCACCAAAGTGGTTCGTATAAGTAAGAATAGCCTCCAACACCTGTGGAAAGAGTAATGTTATAATTTCCAAAATGACACCCTCAGGGTAGTACCAAATATATTTTTGGTAATTTACAAGATGACATGTGCATAACAAGACGTAACCAATCATGGCATATACACACACTAGAGATGTTTTGTATACTATGGCACTCACAAACACATGGACAACTAATAAAATAGCAAttgaattaaatgaaaaaaccaTCCCCTGCCCAAGAAAATGAGAAGTGACCTCTTAGGAGCACCAGGTTCTCATGGGTTCAAGACAGTAGATTACACACTTGAAAGTCCAAGATAAGAGTTTTGCAGACCAATACCCTAGAAAAATGTAATATTAAGGAATTGCAATTTCCCAATCTTAAATGTTTCAAATTTGACTCGAACAAGCTAACATAAAAcctattaaaaatgaaaaaaagaggaCAATTGCTACTAGGAGCATAATTGTCAAGGAGTCATAGGCAACGCCTTGGCATCCAAGTGGTTTTGTTGGGGTCTAGGAGATTGTCACCTTGGTGCAAGGCACTGGTTTAATTTGAAGACTCGGCTTGAACCAAGTctagcacttatttatgccaaataacgTTTAAGTCTTAAGATATTGTTCACAAATAAGCAAACATCCCTCCCCAAATGAATCTaataaatagttaaaaaataaaattccaaaggataaaaagtcaaatccCCAgtttaagaacaaaaactgaattttcgGTTGTAGGAGCAATTTCCAACTTtcaaattctagggtttttttagaatctaaaattttcataaacttTATTGTGATAGAAGATCACTAAAACCCAAAAGAACGGTAAAATaatcatcatttttattttttgtctaaGAAATTAATTCCATTCAAGGTGATTTTAAACAGCATTCGCGAACACCAAATAAGGTTTGACCGGAAAATAACTCCTTCTATACAAATCATATTTAAGCAATCTTTcatttgttggaaagctggtttcaTGCTCTACCTAATTCAAAATgcttcatgtaaaaataaaaccatttgactagtcaaacttattagagaacaagaacacTTCTCTAAATGTCGGTTTTTGATGTAATGGTCTAGGCAATGCCTAGGCAGGCACCTTGTCGCCTAAACGCTTAGGcacccctccaacgccttggatCACCttgtcgccttgacaactatgactgGGAGAAATAACAATTCAAACAGGTTCATCTAGTGGCAGCCATATGTTGTTTGGGTCATAGGCTAAGTTTAAAGTCTAGCTAAGTAACTTGCAACTGGAAATGGTAGTACTTCTTCAGTTCTAGTCTATCTATTATAATTTATATCAACTTATGGGAAAACGAATGCTCCCTTGTCGTGTGGCCCCAgcacctagacacaaagggcAGAGAAATGATGTCCCCACCCCtgtgaaacccaaaaacccCATACATTGTTTATGCCCATGTGTGCCCCCCATTAGCCCCCGCGTTGGCGCAGGAGCCGTGCAACCAAGGACTGTTCTTTTCCCCTTAACTTTTACattaaaacaaaaggaaaatgagaaCTCAGTTTCTATTCAAATCCCATTAGGCCATGGGACGGGCAGGACAAGCA
Protein-coding sequences here:
- the LOC122077170 gene encoding probable magnesium transporter NIPA3; the encoded protein is MAQEATQSWMFSYKGMSSDNIKGLVLAMSSSVFIGASFIIKKKGLKKAGASGVRAGVGGYSYLYEPLWWLGMITMIVGEIANFAAYAFAPAILVTPLGALSIIISAVLAHIILREKLHIFGILGCILCVVGSTTIVLHAPQEREIESVTQVWDLATEPAFLMYAALVLAAVFLLVVHVIPQYGQTHIMVYIGVCSLVGSLTVMSVKALGIALKLTFSGMNQLVYPQTWVFTIVVVTCVITQLNYLNKALDTFNTAVVSPIYYVMFTSLTIVASVIMFKDWDRQNATQIVTEMCGFVTILSGTFLLHKTKDMADGPFTSFRLSKLTEVGDYDPEGIPLKC